From Nymphaea colorata isolate Beijing-Zhang1983 chromosome 6, ASM883128v2, whole genome shotgun sequence, a single genomic window includes:
- the LOC116255916 gene encoding protein phosphatase 2C 16-like encodes MAKEAFITVEPVKFDLVLRIPLLDHENLCFDHKPNEEDEYSRIEAAGGKAVEWNGYPVLDILAMLRSIGNNSCSFHNSVTRSPLCFKTDIIDRYLEPWIIPEPEVTFVSRMKEDECLVLASDGLWDVNPNEEACDIARRRILHWYKKNGLTSSTGFVSESTTAALQPMASSDEIASCGFRSDLDREEVVGCSAKSLETKFAEACSGIGASEGEDDGTTTRPESPDEVKQLSVSSVPFSNVAEEDDSLAAQSDQVAEDSCSLSVLSDSGSVCGGGGEESADDTSPRLNDLEAIPKDAGALSEVFDNHDIARSPLDSRPNISNAEDALTDRTTLTDIPAVPIHRASSDLTGSVLGGKRRFSPDMDCQPPWGCVSICGRRPEMEDALAAVPRFTKLPATFLCDSHLTGAQPQNPESSALHFFGVYDGHGGCQVANYCRDRIHEALVEELRSFDDVGPDENSWKKCWEKILTSCFLKVDAEVAGTTVNEEPLPPDSGKEPIAPETVGSTAVVAILSFNQIIVANCGDSRAVLCRGKEAIPLSVDHKPNREDEYSRIEAAGGKVIQWNGYRVFGVLAMSRSIGDRYLKPWIIPEPEVTFVSRMKEDECLVLASDGLWDVIPNEEACDIARRRILHWYKKNGLTSSIERSQGIDLTAQSAAEHLSKLALQRGTKDNVTVIVIDLKERRKFRIKT; translated from the exons TTTGATTTGGTTCTCCGAAT CCCTTTATTGGACCATGAAAATCTTTGTTTCGATCATAAACCAAACGAAGAGGATGAATACTCCAGAATTGAAGCAGCTGGAGGTAAAGCTGTAGAATGGAATGGATATCCTGTATTGGACATCCTTGCCATGTTAAGATCAATTGGTAATAACAGTTGTTCTTTTCAC AACTCTGTAACTCGATCCCCATTATGTTTTAAAACAGAC ATCATCGATCGATATCTGGAACCATGGATTATTCCTGAACCTGAAGTGACATTTGTTTCTCGCATGAAGGAAGATGAATGCCTAGTATTGGCTAGTGATGGCTTATGGGACGTCAATCCTAATGAAGAAGCTTGTGACATTGCTCGCAGACGTATTTTGCATTGGTATAAAAAGAATGGTTTGACATCTTCAACTGGCTTCGTTTCTGAGTCCACGACCGCGGCTCTGCAGCCCATGGCTTCTTCTGATGAAATTGCATCATGCGGTTTTAGATCAGATCTAGACCGCGAGGAGGTTGTTGGGTGCTCAGCCAAATCGTTGGAGACCAAATTTGCAGAAGCCTGTTCTGGCATTGGTGCCTCGGAAGGCGAGGATGATGGTACGACTACGAGACCGGAGTCTCCTGATGAAGTGAAACAGTTGAGTGTTAGTTCCGTGCCTTTTAGTAACGTGGCCGAGGAGGACGATTCCCTGGCTGCTCAAAGTGACCAGGTAGCAGAAGACTCTTGCTCTCTCTCGGTCCTGAGTGATAGTGGAAGCGTTTGTGGTGGGGGTGGTGAAGAGTCTGCTGATGATACTAGTCCTAGGTTGAACGATCTTGAGGCCATTCCCAAGGATGCCGGAGCTTTGTCGGAAGTATTTGACAATCACGACATTGCAAGGTCTCCTTTGGACAGTCGTCCGAACATTTCAAACGCTGAAGATGCTTTGACTGATCGAACCACGCTGACCGACATCCCTGCTGTTCCTATTCACCGTGCTTCTTCTGATCTAACTGGTTCAGTTCTTGGAGGCAAGCGTAGATTTAGTCCTGACATGGACTGCCAACCTCCCTGGGGATGTGTTTCTATCTGTGGAAGGCGACCAGAAATGGAAGATGCTCTTGCTGCTGTCCCAAGATTTACAAAGCTTCCAGCCACGTTTCTATGTGATTCTCACTTGACCGGTGCCCAACCACAGAATCCAGAATCCTCTGCATTGCATTTCTTTGGAGTATACGATGGCCATGGCGGTTGCCAG GTTGCCAATTACTGTCGTGATCGGATCCATGAGGCATTGGTCGAAGAGCTACGGAGCTTTGATGACGTTGGTCCTGATGAAAACAGCTGGAAGAAATGCTGGGAGAAAATACTTACTAGTTGCTTTCTTAAGGTTGATGCAGAAGTGGCGGGAACAACGGTCAATGAAGAACCACTTCCTCCTGATAGTGGCAAAGAGCCTATTGCGCCCGAGACTGTAGGATCTACTGCAGTCGTTGCTATTCTGTCTTTCAACCAGATAATTGTGGCCAACTGTGGAGATTCGAGGGCTGTACTTTGCCGTGGTAAAGAAGCCATTCCACTTTCTGTCGATCATAAA CCGAACAGAGAGGATGAGTACTCCAGAATCGAAGCAGCTGGAGGGAAAGTCATTCAGTGGAATGGATATCGTGTATTTGGTGTCCTTGCCATGTCAAGATCAATTG GTGATCGGTATCTGAAACCATGGATTATTCCTGAACCTGAAGTGACATTTGTTTCTCGCATGAAGGAAGATGAATGCCTTGTATTGGCTAGTGATGGCTTATGGGACGTCATTCCTAATGAAGAAGCTTGTGACATTGCTCGCCGACGTATTTTGCATTGGTATAAAAAGAATGGTTTGACATCTTCTATTGAGAGGAGTCAAGGTATAGATCTTACAGCACAATCAGCAGCGGAGCATCTCTCTAAGCTTGCCCTTCAGCGGGGAACAAAAGATAATGTCACTGTTATTGTCATTGACCtaaaggaaagaaggaaattCAGAATAAAGACTTGA